The following coding sequences lie in one Oncorhynchus nerka isolate Pitt River linkage group LG14, Oner_Uvic_2.0, whole genome shotgun sequence genomic window:
- the LOC115140801 gene encoding CD209 antigen-like protein E isoform X2 — protein sequence MEMQETPREKERFVEVDESQIILETSVEEAESTVYSKLKSPSEDIYAEASPGQRCAKDRPDLQVLGNVGLYRAMCLLLSVICLVLLLVIIILCVKFPSQPQVCHGTEKGIEAKEERFQSTEVCSLQTCQAQYFQQQSQVPACHMCDEGWLHFESFCYFLSRDRMNWDESRDECKKRGADLAVITNKTVQTFLTKKGNLMYWIGLRQRTRNWVWVNNTVLGQSYWSGSNRQGDCGLLTGRDPPERSWSSTSCDQYSFYICQRGR from the exons ATGGAGATGCAAGAAACCCCCCGAGAGAAGGAAAGATTCGTGGAAGTGGACGAGAGTCAGATAATTCTGGAGACCTCAG TCGAGGAAGCTGAATCTACAGTCTATTCCAAACTGAAGAGTCCATCGGAGGACATTTATGCTGAAGCTTCTCCTGGCCAGCGCTGTGCCAAAGACAGACCAG ACCTGCAGGTCCTGGGGAATGTTGGTCTGTACCGCGCAATGTGTTTACTACTGTCTGTCATCTGTCTGGTTCTACTGCTCGTCATCATCATCCTCTGTGTCAAAT TTCCATCCCAGCCTCAGGTCTGTCATGGGACTGAAAAAGGGATTGAGGCTAAAGAGGAGAGGTTCCAGTCCACTGAGGTGTGCAGCCTGCAGACATGCCAAGCACAATACTTTCAACAACAGAGCCAGG TCCCTGCCTGCCACATGTGTGATGAAGGCTGGCTGCACTTTGAGAGCTTCTGCTACTTCCTCTCCAGAGACAGAATGAACTGGGACGAGAGCAGGGACGAGTGTAAGAAGAGAGGGGCAGATCTGGCTGTCATAACAAACAAAACAGTGCAG ACCTTTCTAACGAAGAAGGGGAACCTGATGTACTGGATTGGCCTGAGACAGAGAACCAGGAACTGGGTTTGGGTCAACAACACTGTACTGGGACAGAG TTACTGGTCAGGATCCAACAGACAAGGGGATTGTGGGTTACTGACAGGAAGGGATCCTCCTGAGAGAAGCTGGAGCTCCACATCATGTGACCAGTACAGCTTCTACATCTGCCAGAGGGGGCGCTAA
- the LOC115140801 gene encoding CD209 antigen-like protein E isoform X1 gives MEMQETPREKERFVEVDESQIILETSVEEAESTVYSKLKSPSEDIYAEASPGQRCAKDRPGSGGTAKLPDDTDTKLSVEVKEQQEKDLQVLGNVGLYRAMCLLLSVICLVLLLVIIILCVKFPSQPQVCHGTEKGIEAKEERFQSTEVCSLQTCQAQYFQQQSQVPACHMCDEGWLHFESFCYFLSRDRMNWDESRDECKKRGADLAVITNKTVQTFLTKKGNLMYWIGLRQRTRNWVWVNNTVLGQSYWSGSNRQGDCGLLTGRDPPERSWSSTSCDQYSFYICQRGR, from the exons ATGGAGATGCAAGAAACCCCCCGAGAGAAGGAAAGATTCGTGGAAGTGGACGAGAGTCAGATAATTCTGGAGACCTCAG TCGAGGAAGCTGAATCTACAGTCTATTCCAAACTGAAGAGTCCATCGGAGGACATTTATGCTGAAGCTTCTCCTGGCCAGCGCTGTGCCAAAGACAGACCAG GAAGTGGAGGGACTGCCAAATTACCAGACGATACAGACACAAAGTTATCGGTTGAAGTGAAGGAACAGCAAGAGAAAG ACCTGCAGGTCCTGGGGAATGTTGGTCTGTACCGCGCAATGTGTTTACTACTGTCTGTCATCTGTCTGGTTCTACTGCTCGTCATCATCATCCTCTGTGTCAAAT TTCCATCCCAGCCTCAGGTCTGTCATGGGACTGAAAAAGGGATTGAGGCTAAAGAGGAGAGGTTCCAGTCCACTGAGGTGTGCAGCCTGCAGACATGCCAAGCACAATACTTTCAACAACAGAGCCAGG TCCCTGCCTGCCACATGTGTGATGAAGGCTGGCTGCACTTTGAGAGCTTCTGCTACTTCCTCTCCAGAGACAGAATGAACTGGGACGAGAGCAGGGACGAGTGTAAGAAGAGAGGGGCAGATCTGGCTGTCATAACAAACAAAACAGTGCAG ACCTTTCTAACGAAGAAGGGGAACCTGATGTACTGGATTGGCCTGAGACAGAGAACCAGGAACTGGGTTTGGGTCAACAACACTGTACTGGGACAGAG TTACTGGTCAGGATCCAACAGACAAGGGGATTGTGGGTTACTGACAGGAAGGGATCCTCCTGAGAGAAGCTGGAGCTCCACATCATGTGACCAGTACAGCTTCTACATCTGCCAGAGGGGGCGCTAA
- the LOC115140802 gene encoding gamma-aminobutyric acid receptor-associated protein-like 1, protein MDSQYQRSVPLEVRRAEGERVRAKHPDKIPIIVERATRSRAPDLDKKKYLVPSDLTVGQLCFLIRQRVSMRPEEALFFFVNNSLPPSSSPLSAVYEEHHEEDLFLYMTYSNESVYGA, encoded by the exons atggACAGTCAGTACCAGCGCTCTGTACCACTGGAGGTGAGgagggcagagggtgagagggtgcgAGCCAAGCATCCTGACAAGATACCG ATCATTGTGGAGAGGGCTACCAGGTCGAGAGCTCCTGACCTGGACAAGAAGAAGTACCTTGTGCCCTCTGACCTCACAG tGGGTCAACTGTGCTTCCTGATCCGACAACGTGTGTCTATGAGACCTGAGGAGGCTCTCTTCTTTTTCGTCAACAACTCCCTTCCCCCATCCAGTTCTCCTCTCTCCGCTGTCTATGAg GAGCACCATGAAGAGGACCTGTTCCTATACATGACCTACAGTAACGAGAGCGTCTACGGTGCCTGA